A genomic window from Solanum stenotomum isolate F172 chromosome 10, ASM1918654v1, whole genome shotgun sequence includes:
- the LOC125842221 gene encoding uncharacterized protein LOC125842221, giving the protein MASWWKFLFISFVFLAVVAPKVKADSGSSLDDEVEVVSSDVPTSQELEHLKSKIQSLESNFEETARALKGKDEAIADKENIIKEMSEKIKSLSTELASLQKKGTLNSEEQVGKARALADQLEKQVEILKEEVEMKNKEKRDFEAHIGETEKRVSELNLKVDKLEKTVDKQKEKLKKTERALKLAEEEMIRARLEATSKMKELMEVHGAWLPRWLEVHMTHYKSLLEKHWQEHGKPAMDTMIQKAAEKKAQAEVWVAPHIETVKTKWMPAVKEQWVVMTTNLKPQMEVVRTKGFEIYETSKSAITPHIVKVQELAEPHVQELKKFSKPYIDQVATATKPHVEKVCIAVKPYTDVAVHHYGKFLESATVYHSQLQGTVDETLKKHELTRPLATKEFVWFAASAVLALPVIILFKLLSGIFCTKAKKPTRHGHSHHSRRKSKRAHTDK; this is encoded by the exons ATGGCATCTTGGTGGAAGTTCTTGTTCATATCCTTTGTTTTTCTTGCTGTAGTTGCTCCTAAAGTCAAAGCAGATTCTGGGTCGTCGTTggatgatgaagttgaagtgGTTAGTTCGGATGTTCCCACTTCTCAAGAATTGGAACATCTTAAGTCCAAGATCCAATCTTTAG AATCAAACTTTGAGGAGACTGCGCGAGCACTGAAAGGAAAGGATGAGGCGATTGCAGACAAAGAAAACATTATAAAAGAAATGTCAGAGAAGATTAAGTCATTGTCAACTGAATTGGCCTCTCTACAG AAAAAGGGAACACTAAATTCCGAGGAGCAAGTTGGAAAGGCTCGTGCACTAGCTGATCAGCTTGAAAAGCAGGTTGAGATATTAAAAGAGGAAGTTGAAATGAAGAATAAGGAGAAAAGAGACTTCGAAGCGCATATAGGTGAAACAGAGAAAAGAGTATCGGAGTTAAATTTGAAGGTTGACAAG CTCGAAAAGACCGTTGACAAACAGAAGGAGAAACTGAAAAAAACTGAACGAGCTCTTAAACTTGCTGAG GAGGAAATGATTAGAGCAAGGCTTGAAGCCACATCGAAGATGAAGGAGCTCATGGAG GTGCATGGGGCATGGCTTCCACGTTGGCTTGAAGTTCATATGACTCACTACAAG TCTCTTTTGGAGAAGCATTGGCAGGAGCACGGAAAACCTGCTATGGACACAATGATACAGAAG GCAGCTGAGAAAAAGGCCCAAGCTGAGGTATGGGTTGCGCCACATATAGAAACAGTCAAAACA AAATGGATGCCAGCTGTGAAGGAACAATGGGTGGTAATGACCACTAACCTCAAGCCACAAATGGAAGTGGTTAGGACCAAAGGATTTGAGATTTATGAGACATCTAAAAGCGCCATAACTCCACATATTGTCAAGGTTCAGGAGCTGGCAGAACCTCACGTTCAG GAACTTAAGAAATTCAGCAAGCCATACATTGATCAGGTTGCCACTGCTACAAAACCTCATGTTGAAAAAGTTTGTATTGCTGTAAAGCCATATACAGATGTGGCAGTTCATCATTATGGGAAGTTCCTGGAGTCTGCAACAGTATACCATAGTCAG CTGCAAGGTACAGTAGATGAAACACTGAAGAAACATGAGCTTACAAGACCTCTTGCAACAAAGGAGTTCGTCTGGTTTGCT GCTTCAGCAGTGTTGGCTTTGCCCGTTATAATTCTGTTCAAACTTTTGTCTGGCATTTTCTG TACAAAGGCGAAGAAACCTACTCGACATGGTCATTCACACCATTCACGTCGTAAGTCCAAGAGGGCGCACACAGACAAGTAG